A part of Liolophura sinensis isolate JHLJ2023 chromosome 1, CUHK_Ljap_v2, whole genome shotgun sequence genomic DNA contains:
- the LOC135461715 gene encoding ectonucleotide pyrophosphatase/phosphodiesterase family member 5-like, with translation MASPVAMLTCALLVGVILADETTKKYSDKLLLISMDGFRWDYMDMVPTPNLDRFAREGVRAPRGLINSMVTKTFPCHYTMATGLYEESHGIISNHMYDPVFNESFSFGTTDSKWWDGGEPIWITAKLQGLKSASYFWPGSEAKLKGVRPDIWMPYLEKTPFDVRTEAVVDWFKALDINFSTLYFHEPDHTGHTYGPNSPEIRQKIMEMDLVAGHIYDQLSQAGLLNEVNVILTSDHGMAEINTETMVIDLLDYVPADWFYLVDSGPIANIRPSPGRAQDLYNRLRHAHPNMTVYLKEDIPEFYHYKNNRRVMDVFAVADEGWTITRNQSNLREEHGNHGYDNRYQSMHPFFLARGPNFKRHYQVTPFETVNLYPLMCELLGLQPAPTNGSFHNVKDMVIPFTEGPLVG, from the exons ATGGCTTCCCCTGTCGCTATGCTTACGTGTGCCCTGCTGGTTGGCGTTATACTGGCGGACGAAACCACCAAGAAGTACAGCGACAAACTGCTGCTTATCTCTATGGATGGTTTCAGGTGGGACTACATGGACATGGTCCCTACCCCCAACCTTGATCGCTTTGCCAGGGAGGGTGTTCGAGCACCCAGGGGACTGATCAACTCGATGGTGACCAAGACATTTCCCTGCCATTACACCATGGCTACCG GTTTGTATGAGGAGTCCCACGGTATCATCAGTAACCACATGTATGATCCGGTATTTAACGAATCTTTCTCCTTCGGCACGACGGACTCAAAGTGGTGGGATGGAGGGGAGCCGATCTGGATTACGGCCAAGCTTCAGGGTCTGAAGAGCGCTTCCTACTTCTGGCCGGGCAGCGAGGCCAAGTTGAAAGGCGTTCGCCCCGATATCTGGATGCCTTATTTGGAGAAGACGCCATTTGATGTGCGCACCGAGGCTGTGGTGGACTGGTTTAAAGCTCTAGACATTAACTTTTCCACTCTGTATTTTCATGAGCCGGATCACACGGGCCACACGTACGGGCCAAACTCTCCAGAGATACGGCAGAAAATCATGGAAATGGACCTTGTGGCAGGACACATCTACGACCAGCTGTCCCAGGCTGGTCTCCTGAACGAAGTCAATGTGATTCTGACCAGCGACCATGGGATGGCCGAGATCAACACGGAAACTATGGTCATCGACCTCTTAGATTACGTACCCGCTGATTGGTTCTACCTCGTGGATTCTGGTCCAATCGCTAATATTCGGCCGTCTCCGGGAAGAGCTCAAGACCTCTACAATCGTCTGAGACACGCCCACCCAAACATGACAGTGTACCTAAAGGAAGATATCCCTGAGTTTTATCACTACAAGAACAACCGCCGGGTGATGGACGTTTTCGCCGTGGCAGATGAGGGCTGGACCATTACTAGA AATCAATCAAATCTGCGCGAGGAACATGGTAACCATGGGTACGATAACAGGTATCAATCTATGCATCCGTTTTTCCTAGCCAGGGGACCGAATTTCAAACGCCATTACCAGGTGACGCCGTTTGAAACAGTAAATTTGTACCCTCTGATGTGCGAGTTACTCGGACTTCAACCTGCTCCAACCAATGGTAGTTTCCATAACGTGAAGGACATGGTCATTCCATTCACCGAGGGACCGCTGGTTGGCTGA